A DNA window from Bacteroides sp. contains the following coding sequences:
- a CDS encoding RNA polymerase sigma factor, giving the protein MTQGGYTEQDILSGCRKGKRKFQELLYRQFYAFGMSVCLRYALSREDAMEILNDSFYKVFDNIDKYQQDRPFKTWFRRILINTALDHYRSNKRFRIFLDEAVAEMEPGIEPDLEQELRAEEILDLFKGLPEVYRVIFNLYEVEGFNHEEIAGLLDVSPGTSRSHLSRAKKMLRKLYVERIIDQRHEAV; this is encoded by the coding sequence TTGACACAAGGAGGTTATACCGAACAGGACATTCTTTCGGGTTGCAGGAAGGGCAAGCGGAAGTTTCAGGAATTGCTCTATCGGCAGTTTTATGCCTTTGGCATGTCGGTATGCCTTCGTTATGCCCTCTCACGTGAGGATGCCATGGAGATCCTGAATGATAGTTTTTACAAGGTGTTCGACAATATTGACAAATACCAGCAGGACCGCCCCTTTAAGACCTGGTTCAGGCGTATCCTGATCAACACCGCCCTCGACCATTACCGGAGCAACAAAAGATTCAGGATTTTCCTTGACGAAGCGGTTGCCGAAATGGAACCGGGCATTGAGCCTGACCTGGAACAAGAACTAAGGGCGGAGGAGATCCTGGATTTGTTTAAAGGCTTGCCCGAGGTGTACCGGGTCATTTTCAACCTCTATGAGGTGGAAGGGTTTAATCACGAGGAAATTGCCGGTTTGCTGGATGTTTCGCCCGGCACCTCACGCTCGCACCTGAGCCGAGCAAAAAAAATGCTCAGGAAATTGTATGTTGAAAGAATTATAGATCAGCGCCATGAAGCCGTTTGA
- a CDS encoding outer membrane beta-barrel protein: MKPFDDQFSDNVRKAFDDWQEDMPAEAWAGMKARLERGGKARVVPLWPFLTKAAGIALLTGLSIFWFVDFQPERAEIAQSAQIQKEIPKASVPEAAGEALDIEPGLASEPLTSEGSLLAEGNKPAYRPRQAKVKVIDLAGPAIEEADDLPSEILAEAAETEGEALAGTTPEENEAAEVPTLVLRPQHERTGEQNANPRDAALSLTDPSHGREKEGRLAWGVSAGSMLAFAEQRVSDGPGYAAGVTAEYSLSPTVTLASGGMLTYHQFELVNFSQSDFMYDYVSGNYSSSDVNLTGNNEYEMLALEIPLNAQFNVMETSKRRMYVSTGLSSLVYLQQRFSGTNTAFLEQSFYNDATGQMELQYTTSTFSVDEKYGALSRFDFGRLLNFSLGYVILRENSAMVIEPFVKLPIGTLTSRDISLGMGGISLKYRFSGH, from the coding sequence ATGAAGCCGTTTGATGATCAATTTTCCGACAATGTCCGTAAGGCTTTCGATGACTGGCAGGAAGACATGCCGGCGGAAGCCTGGGCAGGGATGAAAGCACGCCTGGAGCGGGGCGGCAAGGCCCGTGTGGTGCCCTTGTGGCCCTTCCTGACCAAGGCGGCTGGCATTGCCTTGCTGACGGGCTTGTCAATATTCTGGTTTGTGGACTTTCAGCCTGAGCGGGCGGAAATAGCACAATCAGCACAAATTCAGAAGGAAATTCCTAAGGCTTCGGTTCCGGAAGCTGCCGGGGAGGCGTTGGACATTGAGCCTGGTCTTGCTTCTGAGCCACTGACGTCAGAAGGTTCATTGCTGGCGGAAGGGAATAAGCCTGCATACAGGCCTCGTCAGGCTAAAGTGAAGGTGATTGACCTCGCAGGGCCAGCCATTGAGGAAGCGGATGACCTGCCTTCTGAGATCCTGGCGGAGGCTGCAGAGACAGAAGGGGAGGCGCTTGCCGGAACCACCCCTGAAGAGAATGAAGCGGCTGAGGTGCCGACACTGGTTTTGCGACCGCAACACGAAAGGACCGGAGAACAAAATGCTAATCCCCGGGATGCTGCACTGTCCCTTACAGACCCCTCGCATGGCAGGGAAAAGGAAGGTCGCCTGGCCTGGGGAGTCTCGGCAGGTTCGATGCTGGCCTTTGCTGAACAGCGCGTGTCGGATGGGCCAGGATATGCCGCAGGGGTCACCGCCGAATACAGCCTTTCGCCTACAGTTACACTGGCTTCGGGTGGAATGCTTACCTATCATCAGTTTGAGTTGGTAAATTTTTCCCAGTCAGATTTTATGTACGATTATGTTTCGGGCAATTACAGCTCATCCGATGTGAACCTGACCGGCAACAATGAATATGAAATGCTGGCCCTTGAGATCCCCCTGAATGCCCAGTTCAATGTAATGGAAACCAGCAAACGCAGGATGTATGTCAGTACAGGTCTGTCTTCCCTGGTATATCTGCAGCAAAGGTTTTCGGGTACCAACACTGCTTTTTTGGAGCAGTCCTTTTACAATGACGCCACTGGGCAGATGGAATTGCAATACACCACTTCTACCTTCAGCGTAGATGAAAAATACGGAGCGCTGAGCCGTTTTGACTTCGGGCGATTGCTGAATTTTTCGCTGGGTTATGTGATCCTGCGCGAGAACAGCGCCATGGTTATTGAACCCTTTGTCAAACTCCCCATAGGAACCCTTACCAGTCGTGACATCAGCCTGGGGATGGGTGGCATCTCGCTGAAGTATCGTTTTTCGGGCCATTAG